In the Telopea speciosissima isolate NSW1024214 ecotype Mountain lineage chromosome 6, Tspe_v1, whole genome shotgun sequence genome, TTGCATTCTGGATTAACATGATTAAAGCATACCAAataaatgaaaaacatgagGCAGGGTGAGGGTGAGGAAAAGTTGTGACGTACCTTTGAAGTTGTGGTGAAGATGGCTGATCTGGTGAGGATCGTGCAGGAGAACCTCCTTGAAACCTTTGCTGCTCATATACATTCCTTGCTGGTCCTCCTTCACCAAGCTGTGGTACATCATTTACACCAGAAAAATGCACAGGTCCGAGGGAGCCAAACTCAAGCTGCTCAGCAGGCGAACCATAACCAACATTGTGATCATAAGAATACAACATGACAACAGAAGGAACTGCAGGTCCAGTTGGTGTGACACCATTAGAGTTCACAGCTGGAAAGGGGTACATGCCATAAACCACATTGTTTGGGCCACCGTGCAATGAGCTGGAGGAGTTGAACGGACCATTCTGGGACTGATATGTGGGGAATGAGTCATGCCTGTATGAATCCCATGTCCTGTCAGCTCGACTATCACTAGCTCCCAAGCGGTCTGGCTTTGAGGCTGGCTTCTCAGTTTGGCTGCGTCCGTGGCTGCGGCCAGTTGCCCGTGATTTTGAATTTATGTTCCAGTTCCCTTCCCTGTCCCCATGGTAGTCATTTCGATCATAATTGTAATTCCCTCTGTGGTTTCTGGTAGTAGAAGTTTGCCGGTCCCGGAATGAACCCTTctgaaaaatttaaaaaattcagttGATTCAATTCTTATCAAATCTAGGAATTACAAGCTTACATTTCCGGAGGAAAAAAGGATAGAAGAAAACGTAAAGTTCCTTAATATGTCCCAAATAAGATTATACACATCCCAAAGCTTATGTGGAGGTTTTTTTTCCTGGTAACTATCTCGACAACTTGGAAGGAAAGGACCAATAGGATGTTCCATGGCTGACAGAAATCTACAAAACATGTCTGTGATTTTGATATGCTGAGGGCAGCCCAATGGGCTTTGACCTCAGAGCCTTTTGAAGGTATCCTTGCTGACTAATTTTTGAGGCATCAGGACCACATGGCTTCGTCATGATCAGATCCAGCATGACTGGAGACCTATCTTAATGATATTAAGCTTAATAGTGATAGCAGTTCCTTGAGACTCTGGGCCCCACTGGGACTGGGGTGGTTAAAATCATGTAAGTCTAGTTATACAGGTCCTTTAATTGCAGAATTAAAGGCAATCCTTCAAAAGGGGGTGGAAATATCTCTGCCTAATGGCTGGAAAGATGTGATAGTGGAAGGACACACTTGGTTATACAGTGACTCAGGATTGAGATGGGGGACCTAGGCATTATTTCTTCCATAATAGGAAGGCTGAAGTCCAGTGTTCCTAAGAGCAGTTTTGTTTTTCATGTACGATAAGAACTGCTAACTCTTTACTTGAAGAGTTTAGCCATTTTTTATGGAGGGGTTTGGATTTTAGATAGATAATCATTGATGCAGAATTGAAGATTTACTCAAGGTGGCACAAGGGCCATCAGACAGCCCCTAATTAGCTGTTTAAAATGGCCCATGGTATGCATTTAAAGAGCCCACGACAATGGAGGACATGGGGCTTCAAATCACTTGTTTTCTCAGACTGTTTTGGGCCCCTGTTGGTTAAATCATGTTAAGTCACTTAAGCCCATGACAGGCCCACCTCTTTAAGTCTTGAACTTGAGCCCAATAGAGTCATGTCAGTGGTTTGAAGACTAAGTAAtagtatttctcttttatttctttccattGTAATGATTTTCTATTTTGTGTAATGCCCGTTGGGctgttataaataaaagagaCGGGAGAGAGAGCTCCCACAATTTTGACAAGAAAGAAGGTGTCTTCTCATGAAGCCTTGCTCTTATGGTAATGTAGCAGCAGCCAAAGGTGGTGAAGCCTAACTTAGGTTCTGGCGGTGAAGCCGGATCatatctattcttttttttaccttcttctttctctttacttttcTGTCAATCAATTCCAGCAAGGTAATACCTAGACTGTTCCCTTGAgtttttctcttttggtttCCTTTAATGACCTGTTAGCACATCAGTTTGTCTTAACATTTACTGCAGGTTTCTTTTGTCGACTGTTCATTCACAGTTCGGCAGATCAGTCCTTTTCCCTAATCTGTTTATTCTGTTATCAGGCCAAGCATCTGTGTGTATGTATGATCTTGGGTCCATTGTTTCCTAGTGTTCTGTCCATCATATGCTCACTGATCTCCATTGTTATTGGCAGGGTTTTGGGTACTGTTCCGTTACTTTTTTTGGCTGCAGGGAATAACTTGTTATTTTGAGCAATCCAACCCTTGGATTGAATCCCAATTTTAGTATATTGTTCCCCAAAGTAAATACATTTAGTGCCTCAAATTTGATATTCATCTGACAAGTCAGGAGTTAAATCGGTTTTATTttagttgctattttctgtcaaagactttctatttcttttgtgtCATTATAGCAGATCCCACCCTTGGATCTTTTGTTTTCGGAGGGACATACCCTAGTAAAAGGAACAtctgattcaaatttcagccccaACTGACCATTGAATGTTGTTTTATTCAACTTTTACTATTCTGCCATATTGTATTCTGTTATAGGATTATTGTGTTTCTGTCCTGCGGGTTTGTGTTCTATACCTTATCTTCCCTACCCTAGAACACATCAATCATTGTATATGGGTCCTTATCCTTTGACTAGTCCCTTCTGAGTATTGGCTTTGGTCACTTTGTGGTTGCTGTTGTTCTCTTAGCTATCTTTCGCTAATAAAGATGTCTTCACACTCGTGTAAAGTTGAATGTCCAATACCCATGACCATAGACTACCTTCTCCCCACATGCACATAATTGAAACTGGATACATCAGAGGCTGAAATATCAACTGAAGGAGAAAATGAGAATATGCTGCCACCAAGTTCAAGCCCATGATATATTTCACACGGGTGGTTTCTGGATGACCCGAGTCAGCTGACATGAAAAGCCAAAGTTCAAGAGTTGTGTGGTTTTTATTGAAATAGGGATGGCCAAACATGCATTATTCTATGTTGGAGGACGAAGTAAACATGGATGAACAATCTGTAGGCAAACCTAGTGTGGAATTCTAACCAAGTGATTTGAGGGTGTACACATATCCTTGTGGAAGGTTCCTCCTATAGCAGTGGTTTGGAACTAGGACCTATCAAAAAAGGTATGAGGTCCATATCTTAAAAAAGTGAAGCTTGACAAAGCCTTGAACCTTCGAATAAACAATTAAGGCTACAAAGAGGCTGGTGGTATGAGGCTCATATTGAAGACCATAAATTTACATTACACTCATGTCAAACTTGTGAATATCCTATGCACAGATGCACTACACATTATACTTGGAATTCAAGCATCAAAATAAATTGGATACTACAACAATCAACAGCATAATTAGTCCTCGTTTAAGGTTTTCTTACAGGATTTGGCAGATAGGTCCCGGTACCACCACGATATCTAGGGACTTCATCACCATAACGCTGATAAACACCAGCAGGCCTAATTGAGCCAGGTTGTAGTGGTGCAACTGGAACAAGACGAGGGCCATAATTCATGAGCTGCGAGACAAGGTTCACATTTGCAGATAGAGGTCTTCCAGGACCATCCCATGGGAAATGGCCTTGTAAATACAGAGGTGGCACCATCACAGGTGAAGGATAAATTAGAGGTCCATGATACCGTGGGTTCTGGCAGAACCGTCCATACTGCAGATTTTGCCAATGGCTAGCAAAGTCACTGTTAAGAATGTCGGGCTTGTGCTCCTCAGTAGGCCCCCCAAAATCAGCACCCTTCATCGAATTAGAACTACTGAAGATCTCTGAATGATCAAGGCTCTCAGCTGAATCAAAGTTTTGATCAGACTGGTTTGTACGGCTGCTATCCAGGCTGTCCTCCCTATCAAAATGGCTTGTGGATGCATCACTATTGCCTGTCTCTGTTGGGAAATTGTACACTGGAAGCATTGTGAGGAATGGAACCGGAGGTCCTGTTGGATAAAATGCAAAGGGTACCATCCCTGAATTATCGATAGCTCTCTGTCGAGATCCTGAACCCACAAGCATTGGGGCAATGGGCATCACTGAATCTGATTTACTAATTTGTGCTGATTCATAGCCAGGTTGATGGTTTCGAACATGCGGAGAGGTCACAGATGTTGATCCGGTACTTCTTTCTGCAGTATCACTATTCATGGTTGACAGAGGAATCCATTCCCTGTTGTCGTCATTTAAATGACCAGAAACATGATCAACCGACGAACCCTCATTCTGCCACCCAATCTTTCCCTTCCCATAACCAGTAGCTGGAACTGCAGAGGGAACTGGTTTCCTTCCACGCTTCTCTCTTGTTGACTTTGAGGCCTTCACAGATGATGCATCCCAAGAGCTTTCAGAAGCCTGTCTACTTCTTGAAGAACTATCCTGTGGAGAAGGTAAGAACCTCAAACTTGCATTTCTGTCGGTGGAGTACATCTCACTGCCTCTGTTTTGTTTGTACTGGAAACTATCAACATGATCTTCCTTTATCAACCCTCTGTTTTCTTTGAGAAACTTCTGTTGAGGTCTCACAGCACTGCCAGAGCTACTAACCCAAGAAGAAGGAATGAAGTCAAACCCTACAGATGTTGACTCTTGCTTTTCATCTGATGGAAGCATCTGGAAACTTGCACTATCAGCATCAAACCCTCTGGTTGAACTTGCATCCTGCTCATTCCAGAAACCATGATCACCATCCTCCTGGCTCATTTCTGCCAAACCTGAGTTCTCATTACCAGTTTCAACTGTCTCCTCTGGATTAAAAGTGAAGCCGACATTAGGGAAATAATGGGATAATTGTGAAGAAACCAGACCATGAGCAAATTGCATATTTGGGCCCCAGGGAGGCTCAATCAAGGGGATATTAGTTGGAACCATTCCAGCCAAATTTCTTTGAGCATAACCCATTGAAGCAAGAACAGAAGGTGAAATAGGAAGAGGTAGGTGAGCAGAAGAAAGATTCATTGGCATCTGTACTTGTGCATTAAAACTATGAACCCTGGAAGACGCCATCATGTTCACAAGGTCTTGCTCTTCCTGATGCATCTCCATTGTCTCAGCAACAGATGAAAGCTCCTCACCCATGGTACCCAACCCAGCTTCATCATGGTAACTATTTGAAACACTGTTCGAATCCGCAGCAGCATCAAGGCTTTGATGGGATGAGCTGTGCGGCAACAATGATGGATCCTCACTTGAAGATCTTGCACTATGACTTCCTGAACCTTCATCATCAAAGTTCTTCCTCCTACTACTGTTATCCTGCCTCACAGAACTGATTAGGTTTTTCACAGTTTCTGGCACCCTGTTACGCCTTCCTCGTGTTGAAATTTCGATAGATGCATCTGTAAGCTCAGGACTAGAATGTGTCCTCGCAAACTGATACCTTCCCTGCACTTCATTCACCAAATAATCTGCTCTAGAACTTCTCTGACTCTTCTCATTATGAACACTCTCACTCCCAGTAATATTCCGTGCAATGTGATCGGAGATTCTTGAGCTGTTTAGGTTACCATAACTCTTTTGGCTTTGAGTATGAGAAACTGCAGACACATTACTGGTCCTAGACATGCCTTCCGTGGGGCGGGCACTTTGTTGAGAGGAGATTCCATCAAACGTGTTAATGGCCTCAGCCTCAGATTCGTGACCTGTCAGATTCTcactcttcttcttgctgtttGAATAGTTCCCTTGATTCTCAGACCCATCCATGCGATCTGGGTTTGATGGTCGCAAGCGCCATAAATCAGAACTTGGTGCGTCAGGGCGGTTACCACTTCCCTGTCTGTCCCATGTGTTCAAAAAGAACTGATTGACTTCAGCAATCAGGTTTTCTTTTGGACAATCAAGTAATCTGGCTAGCCTTTTAGCTCCAAATGCAAAGGCACTACGAATCCTAAAGAAATTACCTGAAGAGATTTCAAGAGAAAAATGTACAGTAACAACACAAGCAAAAAGAATGCATTTAGTAGaggaaaataaattagaaactgaGTAGATAAACATCACAACATGAGCATAAATCAAGCAAGTATGTATCCTAGTCGATAGATCAAGGTTTAAAAGCTCGAAATTGGGTATGAGATCTGTCTTCGTCGATTCCGGTTTGAATTGTCCCAGAATTGGACAGACTCGGCCTAACTCAGTCGGACTCAGTAAGTAAAGAATCCAGGTTGATTGGAATCagccgattccaatccaattatTAAACCTGCGGTAGATGCTCTAATTGCATGTTTTAATTTGTAGTTTTTGAGTTGAGAAACTGCTACTAAAGCCTGCTTGCAAGATCACTGTCATCAATCCATCCAATAATCACGTTATAAATGTTGTTTATTCATTATAGCATTCACCTAACAATGACTATCCAGAAACTCTCCCAGACGTAATTTTACCAACAGAATttgataataatatatatatatatatatatattaaaaaaaaacgtCTACATGAAATAgcaccccccccctttctttcctGGATTTAAGTTGGAAAATAAGCCACAACCAAGGTATCAATGtatatgttcttctttcatatttaaacataaaagagaaataaaaaaaaaattcagttattcaattttgttttccCATATGTTATTGATCCTGCTGCTatcgatctcccactggtttttcCTTGGTTTGAGTTCGAGTTTGCATCAGAATTTGTTCTAGGAACCTACTCCCTACATCAATAGTTACGAGGTGTTCAGATAAGCTTTTGAAAACACACACCCACAAACATAgaaagaagcagcagcaatgTTTCACTTCTGGAGCCCAAGATATCATTTCCACAAGTCATACACAACCTATGTTACTCGAAGGCATTCCAATACATTTTGAAAAACTGCAATGCTAAAAATGACACCACTTAGGCCACATTTTTCCCTTTCGTCTTCCGTCTCTGCTATGCTAATTCACTTGATGACATGGAAGcaaaactcgaccgaaacctgttGAAACCGCCGAGCCAACTCGGTTTCGCCAAGTTCCGAGACGAGTTGGGGGGAGAACTTAAAAAATCCACTAATTCGACCCGGTTTTGGCctggtttcgaccgaaaccgtCACGGttgaaaccatagttgtcaaggcgtccagcGCCTTGCCCTCGCCTTGAATTCTGGCGTCGCTTTGGTCGCCTAGATGACGTCTTGTCGCCTTGTTTTCCAACCCCTTCGACCGCCTTGAATCACCTAGGCGGCTTGTTCGAAACCTGGTCGAACCAGTCAAAACCAAGGACATAAAGTGAACTTTGGAATGGACAGAAGCTTAAAACACCTCATTTCTCTTCAAAACTCAACAGAGGCTTCTCCAGTTTGGTGGCTTTAACTCAAGAGTCCATTTTTGAGGtggattttttcattttggctGCAATTTCTCCACAATCTTACTACATTAAGCTTGGTTTTGCATCTTCTTTTTCAATTTCATCACCTCTTGAAGAAGGTAATAgtgtttcaaacccaaaaactcatttgttttgtacttttttagtaAATGTATGGTAGAATGCTTTCAATTTATTATGCAAGTTACAATGGCCTAATCTAAAACTCTAccggagtttttttttttttttatagttgaattattttttaaattttctgttTATAAATGCCATTTTCCTACAACATTTATTTGAAATAAATATGTTTTATATATGTTGGATGATGAtcaatttaatatatgtaaGACACTGTTGGCCGGCTCCATATTCTTACACTCTCGGTGAGCCCTTCCCTAGATTGGGATATCTTGGAGAAATTGATGATGAAGCTTAACATTGGGCAGTAATGGACTATGAGACCAATTGGTCCCataacatgtcatgggatacgtATGTTGTGCATTCGGAGGAACGGCTTCGCAATCTTTAATGGTACTCTGCTCGTGGattagacccaccaagaaactctgtatggaattgaagaggggcagtttaatgttttatttggataataTGTATTATTCAGGGTTCAAGTACTTTAAAATTATGTGAactaagtatttataataccactTTAGTGTCTGTATCAGCGCGTAcattagtaaacttgggtcaacaaccacaagtaccattttgagagatgttttgatgaaaataattaacggattgtgtttaaaatatcaaaaataggTTAGCTGCAAAAAATAAGACCTAAAAAAGCTGTTTTGGTGGTCGAAACCAtggtttccccatcaatgggaaaaaaatccCTGGTTTCGACCGGTCTTGACCAAAACTCAGTTTTGGccaggtcgaaacccgagttttttTTCCTTGCTTGATGAGGCTTATAGCATACAGTGGATCCTAAAGAGTTGATAGAAACAGacaaaacaaaatcaagaaTTTTGGTGCACGTtgacacaaaaaagtacaatcTAAATTGCCAAAGTGAAATTGATTGTCCAGCATCTCGTAACCAATATCTCACAGAAAATAGGCAAATTTCACAGCTGGTATATCATGCAGGATTGAGCTCAGATTTTAATTACCTTTGCTGACACTACGTCCAAGATTGTTGTTTGTACGTAAAGGATCAATAACATTGAAATGTTTGGAAACAAAGGGTTGGCCCTGGCTTTCTTGGCCGTTAGGGAAAACAGCATACACTGAGCTACAAGCATCAAGAAAACGCTTATTGAGCAACAGCTCTCCACCATCCTTTCGTGGAAGTTCCGCTGTAAGacatccaaacaaaacaagtaCAGGTGAATTGGATGATATTTATAATGACATAACACCATTAATAAGCAGAAGGAATAGTAAATATGATTGCATGATTCTATATACCTGCGGTATCTGGAAGTGAACTAACAGGCACTGGACCCCAGAGGCTCACACAAAAGTTATCCCAATCAAAATTACTGAAAAACTCCAGAAAACGATAGAGCACCTACAGATGCCAAGAGATTACTTTCAACTAGAAAGTTCCCAAATAAAAAGTGACGCAGAGATAAGGATAGTGAATCATTAGATTACCTCAAGAGGCCCAGTAAAGTTATTGTTGAAGACATTAAATATGTATAGAACCAATGTTTCAAGGGCATATGTGGAAATAAGTCCATGATGAGCACCCAATATGCGGCTCTCATAGTAACACCAAGCTTTAATCAATATAACGCTGCGTTTGAATAGATGATTTTCATTTATCAAATGGTCAACCTGTACGAGTGGGATATTTTTTAGAGGAGCATACAATCAAATAATCAATGTTCATTGATTCAAAGATGTTTAGGAGCCACATGTTCAGAACATCTCACCTCGTCAAGGAAGCAAAGGGTACATAATCCACCAAGCTGGTTAAAAGATATGTCTACAACAATATTTTCTACAAGGCATTTTATTAACTTCACctgaaaatgaaagaagaaaaaaaaaggtaaaattgAAATGCCAAATCAAAACTCATATAATGCTAAAAACCAAAGTAAAGATAAAAAATTGCTAATCAAAATTCATATAATAGataaatcaatgaaaattttcctaAAGGACAGCAATTAATATACCTGAAAAACGAAAACCACATTGGGTGGTGGTTCGGAGAAAAGACAGCCAACATGGAAAATATTTTAACACAAATAAGGAGAGGAAAACAAGGGGAAAATGATTATCCAAAATTATCCTTCCACGGTGATGCAGAACCCAGGTCACAAAACCCTATTTAAGTTCGCTATGGCCCACCCGATTCACAAAAATCCAAGCACTAGAAGGGAATGGCAATTTTGTAGTAAACCAGAATGTTTAAGGGGCAACTTGTTAGCTAAATAGGGAAATGAACAAGAAAGGAAATATTATTTATTGATCAAGGGCAGAATAGGCAATAACCACAAATAAAGGGCAAGgcagaataaaaataaatgtaagGGTAATAATGGAAAGAActcaaagaaggaataaaaaGGGAGGGGATCATTAAGTTGTTGAGTTTGTCTTCAACCTCCCGCTTTCTCAGCCACATACAAAACCAGAGAATCCAGCGGAAACCCAATATCATTCAAGGTGAGATATTTCACTCAAGCTAATGTGGTTCGAGCTGAAAGTTTGGGAGAATAATCCATACTGGACTCTCTTAAAAGCACCTAGTAACAATCCCAACTAAGtaccaaacaaaaaatcaaagccTGCGGAACCAGAAGTGGCAGTAACTGTAGAATCAGCCTGGTTTGAAGGTTTGTAACTCACAACTGAAGAGTCTTTGGAAATAAAGCTCCAGGGTTTAGTTCGCCTATGGGTAGGCAACATACGCCCAGAATTGTAAATGGGAAGGAGTAGTATTGATGGTGATCGATCCAATAGGAAGGGGGAGCAACTACTGCCCAGAACAGGGGATGTAGATATAAAACCAAATcgcagggagagggagagagagagagagagaagggcgCACAAAAGTAGGCCATGCAGGCATTCAactaaactcaattcattccaTTATCAATTCTACTCCCAGGATGGGGATTacatataaagagaaataaaagactcctaaaattaaaatctaaCCCTCAACTAGGAAACTAGGGGAATCTAAGCAATTAGGAAACTTAAAATCCTACGTATCTAACTCTAAGTAAAACtcctaattaaaattacaaagaatccaaaagtataaataaataaaatcctaaaaatatCCTACCCAAACTAAAAGACTACATAACAttttcccaaataaataaaacttcctaaatatcctactgaaccaacCAACCATGGGTGGACCCGGTTCAACTTGATATTGGCCACCAAACGGGTTCATAACGGCCCAAGGCAATGTTACTGCATCACACAGTGTATCAATATAGCAATCTCATAAAGTTCTAGCGGCTTTCCATTAGAAAGAATTCTCAACACCAGCCAAGGATAGTTGATTAAATTCAAGTACTCAACTCAGCAACTTTAtagggcaggccttggtggaatggtaaggttgctccattgcgccCTAGTGGTCGCAGGTTCAAGTcgagaaacagcctctctgcaaagcaatggtaaggctgcgtacattatgaccctttcTAGACCTCGCactggcaggagcctcgtgcactgggtacaccctttacTCAACTCTgtaaatttaaattttcttttccttttccagGCAGGGGATTGTATTGCACAAGGAGACAGGGCTAAACCACACTGTGTTCACCTCAAGGGATGAACAAGCATAGGCAGTTTGCATCTCTAACAATATCATAGCGAAATAAACCACAAAAGCACTGAAAGGAGAAAGCCTAGCAGCCCTTGCCCACTAAAATCATAGAAATCTAAGCAAACGTATCTTCAAATACCTCTGTGTTCCTTCCCATGGCGCAATAAGATAGTGAGAACAGTGTGTGTCAAATATGACAGTCCAGTTCCTACTAAGCAATAGCCCCCATTGGCAAAGGAACTGATGGTGCAATAAGGGATGACACAGGTGTGGTGGTAGGTATTAAACGTTTTTAGCTTGAGAGGGTATAGTTGTATTTTGACAGTTTTAACTCTTCTTTGGGATTAATTTATTCAGCATTTCAATTTATAAATCTACTTTTGTTAAACTTAGCAATTGAAGAAAGGGATGTTTATAGAGCTAACCTTATCTTAACTCCATCTCCGTTCTTTAAGCCCaaagtttgattttggtttcactAAACAGGTCTATCAACTAACTACTTAACAAAGCCAAGATTTCTTAAATCCAAGGTGATGTCCGAGAGTTATGAACTATGGGAGTTTATTACCCCGTGACAGGATTCATCTGTTTCAGAGTTTAAGACAAATTAGAAGTCTAACTATGAAAAGTATATACAGAGGTCTCTTGTACTAGTAAGGTATTCGAGCAAACTGTCTTCTTCATGTGATCTTTCTAAGTCCTTTATGTGTCATGCATAGAGAATTCATAACAGAATCCACACAAATGATCTGCCTCTTCAAGTTGCTACTTTTCTGAAATTTACCTTTAGCCATATCCATATTGCATAACTCATCTGAATAGACAGTCCAAAGAAGTAAACATCGACACAGGATTCAGACACAGctacacattttttttaaaaaccaaaaaaaaactggtAGGATGATTAGCTACTAGAAAGATTGAATGAAATTTCGCTGAAATAGTGTACTGGGCATATTGCtgataataaaaagaaataaaacaaataatggGAGACGATCATAACTAAGAATCCTGAGATGATTGAATTACATATATGAGCTCACTGTGaacaaaaaatggaagagaCTAAGACATAGCGTTTGAAGAAATATAGGTAGTATGCGTGATTAAACGGACTTACTTCTGCCTGAATGTACTGAACTTCTTTTACACGGAATTCAGCATTCTCACTCTTCTCTTCACTCTCAAGCATATCACGAACCTCATTAGCCCAGGTATCCTTCAAATTTTGATTCTTACTAAAGGCAGTCAAGTCAATGTCTCCATCTGGTAAATAGGTCTTGAGAGGTACAGACCCAAAGGTGAACACCTGCAGTAAATCAAGATAATTACAAGCTGGCAACAAGAAGATTGAGAATGAAAAAACTAAAGAAGCCTTAAAATACATATCCCAGGACAGTGACGCTCCAATATTTTAGAGAACTCTTAATAAACCTTCACATTTATTAGGTAAACTAGAAGTTCTTAGTAGACAGCCATCAATAACAGTCCCACCTTTCTAGGCTTCCAGCAGAAATAAAGAAGCAGAAGAACAAAAAGCAAAGTTTGACAGTTTTCATCCACAACCGAAGGTCCTAACAGAGTAAGCACAGATTTTTGAGAATTAAAGGGGAATAAACATTCACTTTTATGGTGTGACACCTTGCCCTAACTATTTTAAAGAGCCAGAGATCAATCCTACACTCCTACCTTGCAAAGCCAGGATATTAACTAAAATGCAACTTCTTGCACCTCATTGGAATCATAAGGTTATTATTTAAGGCTAGCAGAAGCCACTGATCTATATTGAGAATTTTCACGATCTTGACATTGAATTATTGTAAGTTTCCAGCAACAAAGTATTAATCAATTCACTCTGGTGGAAACAAAAGACTCCACTCTCTACTAACCAAATTTTGCCACGTTTGTTTTTCATGAAtgctcataaaaaaaaaggcaaggGAAATAATACCATAATAAGAAGAGTAGCAGCAGTAGAAGGGCAGTGAATAGATAGCATCATCTAGAGTTTAGTAGAGTTAAGGAATCATGTCAATTTGTGATTTCAAACAGGTAAAACACAACCGACCTCAGTTGAAGACAAGAGCTTTCAAGTTTCCAGCTCTGACATCCTGACACTATGGGAATGGAGAAATTTTAGCAATCAGTTGTAAAgtgcatttattttttattgatttaaaaATTTTACAACCTAGGTGCCTTTAATTACCATGGATCCCTAAGCTCTTAAACCAACACCGTAACAATCAGAGCAACTTGCCAACTAAGTGGGCCAGGCTACATGAATCCTGCTCCACTATCCATGACCCATATGGATAGAACCTACACATTACCTGT is a window encoding:
- the LOC122664838 gene encoding uncharacterized protein LOC122664838 isoform X2, which gives rise to MGDHGGWAQPSGLLSNETASMTRLLDPERWSKAEERTAELIDCIQPNPPSEERRNAVADYVQRLIKKCFSCQVFTFGSVPLKTYLPDGDIDLTAFSKNQNLKDTWANEVRDMLESEEKSENAEFRVKEVQYIQAEVKLIKCLVENIVVDISFNQLGGLCTLCFLDEVDHLINENHLFKRSVILIKAWCYYESRILGAHHGLISTYALETLVLYIFNVFNNNFTGPLEVLYRFLEFFSNFDWDNFCVSLWGPVPVSSLPDTAAELPRKDGGELLLNKRFLDACSSVYAVFPNGQESQGQPFVSKHFNVIDPLRTNNNLGRSVSKGNFFRIRSAFAFGAKRLARLLDCPKENLIAEVNQFFLNTWDRQGSGNRPDAPSSDLWRLRPSNPDRMDGSENQGNYSNSKKKSENLTGHESEAEAINTFDGISSQQSARPTEGMSRTSNVSAVSHTQSQKSYGNLNSSRISDHIARNITGSESVHNEKSQRSSRADYLVNEVQGRYQFARTHSSPELTDASIEISTRGRRNRVPETVKNLISSVRQDNSSRRKNFDDEGSGSHSARSSSEDPSLLPHSSSHQSLDAAADSNSVSNSYHDEAGLGTMGEELSSVAETMEMHQEEQDLVNMMASSRVHSFNAQVQMPMNLSSAHLPLPISPSVLASMGYAQRNLAGMVPTNIPLIEPPWGPNMQFAHGLVSSQLSHYFPNVGFTFNPEETVETGNENSGLAEMSQEDGDHGFWNEQDASSTRGFDADSASFQMLPSDEKQESTSVGFDFIPSSWVSSSGSAVRPQQKFLKENRGLIKEDHVDSFQYKQNRGSEMYSTDRNASLRFLPSPQDSSSRSRQASESSWDASSVKASKSTREKRGRKPVPSAVPATGYGKGKIGWQNEGSSVDHVSGHLNDDNREWIPLSTMNSDTAERSTGSTSVTSPHVRNHQPGYESAQISKSDSVMPIAPMLVGSGSRQRAIDNSGMVPFAFYPTGPPVPFLTMLPVYNFPTETGNSDASTSHFDREDSLDSSRTNQSDQNFDSAESLDHSEIFSSSNSMKGADFGGPTEEHKPDILNSDFASHWQNLQYGRFCQNPRYHGPLIYPSPVMVPPLYLQGHFPWDGPGRPLSANVNLVSQLMNYGPRLVPVAPLQPGSIRPAGVYQRYGDEVPRYRGGTGTYLPNPGSFRDRQTSTTRNHRGNYNYDRNDYHGDREGNWNINSKSRATGRSHGRSQTEKPASKPDRLGASDSRADRTWDSYRHDSFPTYQSQNGPFNSSSSLHGGPNNVVYGMYPFPAVNSNGVTPTGPAVPSVVMLYSYDHNVGYGSPAEQLEFGSLGPVHFSGVNDVPQLGEGGPARNVYEQQRFQGGSPARSSPDQPSSPQLQRSATQRNYQLKDEDFPPLSFPNQEDNGGNNYNGKPSHYQAFLFSPPHP